In a genomic window of Erigeron canadensis isolate Cc75 chromosome 5, C_canadensis_v1, whole genome shotgun sequence:
- the LOC122600855 gene encoding sodium channel modifier 1-like yields the protein MSVFGGDSWGREAQYRKRRVNDLLLESAAADEKSYRKLPSGKYACLLCPHNPVLDTPLILAMHLKAKRHLEAETRAKQREEERQNEMNKRIALSVDSSSFRKTDGKLTKRTNLDSKPLIEKTRKAVFEVLHSYPEQGTLDCSQSSRPVSAPCDLTFGQGEESGKDVVLQIPLDYRERRERELKFTAAGWKRNCNGGWFRDENVEFDSDEEDPNLSLANGQ from the exons ATGAGCGTGTTCGGAGGAGACAGTTGGGGAAGAGAAGCACAGTACCGGAAAAGAAGAGTCAACGATCTCCTTTTGGAGTCCGCCGCCGCCGATGAAAAATCTTACCGGAAACTTCCATCCGGGAAATACGCATGCCTCCTTTGCCCTCATAATCCCGTCCTTGATACCCCCCTTATCCTCGCT ATGCACTTAAAAGCGAAACGACATCTTGAGGCCGAAACGAGGGCCAAACAAAGAGAAGAGGAAagacaaaatgaaatgaataagCGAATAGCTTTGTCAGTAGATTCTTCCTCCTTTAGGAAAACCGATGGCAAATTGACCAAACGCACAAACTTAGATAGTAAACCGTTAATTGAAAAAACTCGAAAGGCTGTTTTTGAGGTACTTCATAGTTATCCTGAACAAGGTACTTTAGATTGTAGCCAATCTAGTCGCCCCGTTAGTGCACCTTGCGATTTGACTTTTGGGCAAGGAGAGGAATCTGGTAAGGATGTTGTGCTGCAGATACCATTAGATTATCGAGAGCGCAGGGAAAGAGAACTTAAGTTTACGGCAGCTGGTTGGAAGCGTAATTGCAATGGAGGGTGGTTCAGAGATGAAAAC GTTGAATTTGATTCTGATGAAGAAGATCCAAATTTGTCTCTTGCAAATGGACAATGA
- the LOC122601469 gene encoding uncharacterized protein LOC122601469, with amino-acid sequence MWETTKEVLRVTRGTGRKRRVGRESWWISKEVQSKVATKLSCFKDLVKSRQNGTNEDWSLARQRYYEAKKEAKRIVSIAKERAYEELYKKLDSKEGKNEIFIIAKAREKRRRDLGDVIYIKDESGQSIVKEGDIRKRWEEYFANLFNGRGSGRIEGGEDLTAHPNTRYDDGDATRISQEEVMVALKKMGRNKAVGPDQIPVEAWRCLGDVGISLLTSLFNKIWTSAKMPEEWRLSEVIPIYKNKGDVQSCSNYRGIKLLSHTMKL; translated from the coding sequence ATGTGGGAGACGACAAAGGAGGTACTAAGGGTAACTAGAGGAACTGGACGTAAACGGAGAGTGGGTAGAGAATCTTGGTGGATTAGCAAAGAGGTCCAGTCCAAGGTTGCGACAAAACTTAGTTGCTTTAAGGATCTTGTCAAAAGTCGTCAAAACGGTACAAATGAAGACTGGTCTTTGGCTAGGCAGAGGTACTACGAAGCCAAGAAAGAAGCAAAGAGGATCGTTTCCATAGCAAAAGAAAGGGCGTACGAAGAACTGTACAAGAAACTAGATTCCAAAGAAGGCAAAAACGAAATCTTCATAATTGCTAAAGCAAGGGAGAAAAGACGTAGGGATTTAGGAGATGTCATCTATATTAAAGACGAAAGTGGACAGAGCATTGTGAAGGAGGGAGACATTAGGAAAAGATGGGAAGAGTACTTCGCCAACCTGTTTAATGGGAGAGGGTCGGGGAGAATTGAAGGAGGAGAGGACCTCACCGCACACCCAAACACACGCTACGACGATGGCGATGCTACGAGGATCAGCCAAGAGGAAGTAATGGTCGCCCTAAAGAAGATGGGGAGAAACAAAGCAGTAGGTCCAGACCAAATTCCGGTTGAGGCATGGAGATGCCTGGGGGACGTGGGGATAAGCTTGTTGACAAGCCTCTTCAACAAGATTTGGACGAGTGCAAAAATGCCAGAAGAATGGAGACTTAGTGAGGTTATACCTATCTATAAGAACAAGGGGGACGTGCAGAGTTGTAGCAACTATAGGGGCATTAAACTCTTAAGTCATACCATGAAGCTCTAG
- the LOC122601470 gene encoding uncharacterized protein LOC122601470, which yields MEAIHITRSLMEKYRERQKALHCVFLDLDKTYDGVPRELIRRTLQAKGVTGRYISVIRDMYNRARTGVRTPVGRTELFSEELRWCMIFADDIALIARSTEKLNRRLEKWREALEDNGLCVSREKTKYLQCDFDKQEIRQNGDEDIRIGERILGPKVSFRYLGMVIHKSGGIYVDVTHRIQAGWMRWRAASGVMCDKRIPLKLKGKFYRVAIRPAILCGSKCWPMTKVQASPVEVAEMRMLRWSCGKTLSDRIPTEVFKAELEVGTIINKLREWRLRWFGHVRKKDRTAPLRISESIHDEGIRRRGRPKMRWEDRVAKDLIELGLTEDMTSNRTVWRNRIRVED from the exons ATGGAGGCTATCCACATCACCAGAAGCCTTATGGAAAAGTATAGGGAAAGACAAAAAGCGTTACACTGTGTCTTCCTAGATTTGGATAAGACATATGATGGTGTACCACGAGAGTTGATTAGGAGGACGCTCCAAGCGAAAGGAGTTACTGGGAGATACATTAGTGTTATCAGGGATATGTACAATAGGGCGAGGACCGGTGTTCGAACACCGGTGGGGAGAACAGAGCTTTTCTCG GAGGAACTACGGTGGTGCATGATTTTTGCCGATGACATTGCACTGATTGCGAGATCGACGGAGAAGCTAAACCGTAGGTTAGAGAAATGGAGGGAAGCCCTTGAAGACAATGGTTTGTGTGTGAGCCGAGAGAAGACTAAATATCTACAATGtgactttgataaacaagagaTAAGACAAAATGGGGATGAGGATATTCGCATTGGGGAGCGGATATTGGGTCCGAAGGTATCTTTTAGATACCTGGGAATGGTGATACACAAATCAGGGGGGATATACGTAGACGTGACACATCGAATCCAAGCTGGATGGATGAGGTGGAGAGCAGCTTCTGGAGTCATGTGCGACAAGCGGATCCCGCTAAAACTGAAAGGCAAGTTCTACAGAGTGGCTATTAGACCGGCTATATTATGCGGGTCAAAATGTTGGCCGATGACGAAAGTCCAAGCATCTCCAGTAGAGGTGGCAGAGATGAGGATGCTAAGGTGGTCTTGCGGGAAGACCCTATCAGACAGGATCCCCACGGAAGTTTTTAAAGCTgaacttgaagtagggaccatcattaacaaACTAAGAGAATGGCgcttgagatggtttggccatGTTAGGAAAAAGGATCGAACAGCACCACTAAGGATATCGGAGTCTATTCACGACGAAGGCATACGAAGAAGGGGAAGGCCtaagatgaggtgggaggaCCGAGTAGCAAAGGACCTAATAGAGCTTGGGTTGACGGAGGACATGACGTCAAATAGGACGGTCTGGAGGAATAGGATTAGAGTAGAGGATTAG